From one Paramormyrops kingsleyae isolate MSU_618 chromosome 1, PKINGS_0.4, whole genome shotgun sequence genomic stretch:
- the LOC140590867 gene encoding xin actin-binding repeat-containing protein 1-like, with protein MKNTFTNINASLLFPNKMSENGQKIEDSKAPSGVHLNANNVPSEPIRTQIEHLNLINDQNPAFPEVTLRKEPISLQRQKCELKRLSRHIHPDLKTVDNVIDGELMKETASECEENVSVSKYEGGVQILRWIFENWTLLEKTGDMQEVRKWLEEKALCDMDVRCSSHVANLAEPSGTECFPTAASSEGSDIKGDTRKTTELFEMQSLDFHKKLPFDRSKLMMAESVSCGDVKGTCQLFEAKPLDEPGHCTSVKVEHHHDPEQATQETKADVKKTVRLLEMEPCCALKSDDVNVHEIKPACRGGNSSSTVKKTRWLFETQHLDILNKDEVQVIPGISLAETQRGNVERKELQTSNDTFNSPQENRCLCIEEMDVGSLNRKSINVTLDKQDIAVEDSHSLLWFLETHPTETSADSYEVNHLETVNIPEDKTGTVLEIKHIFETCALDSINKEMVVGVTKIEPCEIEKSAVRSHKQHFEALSLNSVSQFSKEHTEIKDVASGAVRNNMAFFENIPLFAIRDRSGNFHEVTSISKGQAVEINGTVQNYKWMFETIPLDKFKHREQQEEVICITSEDDYNDNVKTADLPPVASDNVNAKPFEANISRSMSETDGAKTCRWQFQTHVLENTGSELRLTMDNISQNEMDMVHNHSTEASESITREIAMQRSTLPNNNNVKAQDMFESKLIVKKKIRISNDSRTHSRGEHFENDLENGKIHMINDKNKGRVNTSIISDIKGGICNTEFTSEALSLENTCDKDKYPEHQSARAESPRDATDVTSSFGQPDSHDSATCSEKSQKFDEVIREETMSRYMGGSQLMSEPKPLKNSKSQGDINVENKEVQEESDVTSSIWLDTSSGNYRTNKQQKMVTNIEKNNLQMKNQPLEWQQISCEGNSGMMNRGVDQRDVRSSLSLFKNQPFDSLKGAAQNQTSEKTVCSEYSLNMDAKYFSLLSGTQVSDTTDVDMTNRRIQDEKMNSDVKELHWIFESVAADGIFFRNWAESDVMMESLRDTVRHLYHFNAIHSPGIVLEDSDHGGVKIAKYLINNEGPHIQKAGAAEGGIQDIVQHLLHMERLGSRIALLKQDEHGCIQVTNLELRSQQIPSIQTWDNELKTIYYYIIDGFLSQAKALTKGILMQEQEQKHVGMTVYLLNICKKKMESEESIVKKETPSVTNPSGVSQGHRPLVFTPEEKATAMQTEKADPECLTNFHPSSEVDCECKEPIEREREAWEQTAEDPSHSDAKNLRNLPFSVVFSHHSSVENDNFSFDKPGLAQRSDQAILANREKVVPSNADPQSLDPRAEPSVSITKNVIFAGALCDLGDVSKSSCSSKETSQHIEPKVKEKVMPDNKIFTNQRARCQNTSTDVVISRKLSSSSITTEEPSPSEQIEGNSAADVHEENRKGEMDNWGNAEEKELDRQNSELAAAMRSLLLATAEAKSIQREVQAKLKHVKLRQMNQQNETAELESDEEHEIMQLGQKVTSKDKEESACVATVRQPLEYPTKEQTGPEHQSSHSSEKDQETNEVFQPGQKCELPVVDTTEDHSILAVQNSLPKSGQEVQDSKERTEAEVDLRGDVREAITSLQTAAGQQQQQAEKEIIRGGLQAALQSLEKSNMNVSRGDYKAAMIYRRGRLSYREGKCNIIFDNADKEAQSVHTGLLPSATTMKEQSTTKVVNVLLAADDRTEETTKDPLHISVSKTNPRSPTPLPPKVCQKPSTQKPALPPKPEGLSRVPAHVARRTLVRKQ; from the coding sequence atgaaaaatacatttacaaatatAAATGCTTCCCTTCTGTTCCCAAACAAGATGTCGGAAAACGGCCAAAAAATTGAGGACTCCAAAGCACCCAGCGGAGTTCATCTGAATGCCAACAATGTCCCATCTGAACCAATCAGAACTCAAATAGAGCACCTAAATTTGATAAATGATCAAAATCCGGCGTTTCCTGAAGTGACTCTACGTAAGGAACCGATTTCCCTGCAGAGACAGAAATGTGAGCTGAAGAGGCTTTCTCGACACATTCACCCAGACCTGAAGACTGTGGACAATGTCATAGATGGAGAGCTAATGAAGGAGACAGCCTCAGAATGCGAGGAAAATGTCAGTGTCTCTAAATATGAGGGTGGGGTACAAATATTGCGCTGGATATTTGAGAACTGGACACTACTAGAGAAAACAGGTGATATGCAAGAGGTCAGGAAATGGCTTGAGGAGAAGGCTCTTTGTGACATGGATGTCAGATGCAGCTCTCACGTGGCTAATCTTGCTGAACCCAGCGGCACTGAATGTTTCCCGACAGCAGCAAGTTCAGAAGGCAGTGACATCAAAGGAGATACTCGGAAGACCACGGAGTTGTTTGAGATGCAATCACTTGACTTCCACAAAAAATTACCCTTTGATAGAAGCAAGCTCATGATGGCAGAGTCTGTCAGCTGTGGAGACGTGAAAGGAACATGCCAGCTATTCGAGGCCAAGCCTTTGGATGAACCTGGTCACTGCACTTCTGTGAAGGTTGAACAtcaccatgaccctgaacaAGCAACTCAGGAGACAAAAGCGGATGTCAAGAAGACTGTTAGACTGTTAGAGATGGAGCCTTGCTGTGCGCTCAAAAGTGATGATGTGAACGTCCATGAGATCAAGCCCGCCTGTAGAGGCGGAAACTCCAGCAGCACTGTCAAAAAGACACGCTGGCTCTTTGAGACTCAGCATCTGGATATCTTGAACAAAGATGAGGTACAGGTAATTCCAGGGATATCCTTAGCAGAAACCCAGAGAGGTAATGTCGAGAGAAAAGAATTACAAACCTCTAATGACACGTTTAACAGTCCTCAGGAGAATAGATGCCTTTGTATTGAGGAAATGGATGTTGGGTCACTGAATAGAAAATCTATCAATGTTACTTTAGATAAGCAGGATATTGCTGTGGAAGACAGTCATTCCTTGCTGTGGTTCCTTGAAACTCATCCCACGGAAACTTCAGCAGACAGCTATGAAGTTAACCACCTTGAGACAGTAAACATCCCGGAAGATAAAACAGGAACTGTCCTGGAGATAAAGCATATATTTGAAACTTGCGCACTAGATAGCATCAACAAAGAAATGGTTGTGGGAGTAACCAAAATTGAGCCCTGCGAGATAGAAAAATCTGCTGTTAGATCTCACAAGCAGCATTTTGAAGCCCTTTCCCTCAACAGTGTATCTCAGTTTAGTAAAGAGCACACAGAAATTAAAGATGTCGCAAGTGGTGCTGTAAGAAATAACATGGCATTTTTCGAGAACATACCGCTGTTTGCTATTAGAGATCGTTCAGGAAATTTCCATGAGGTCACGTCAATAAGCAAAGGGCAAGCAGTGGAAATAAATGGCACCGTTCAAAACTACAAATGGATGTTTGAAACAATTCCACTGGACAAATTTAAGCATCGAGAACAACAGGAGGAAGTCATATGTATAACAAGTGAAGATGATTACAATGATAATGTTAAAACAGCAGATCTGCCTCCAGTGGCCAGTGATAATGTTAACGCAAAACCCTTTGAGGCAAATATATCAAGGTCAATGTCTGAAACAGATGGCGCCAAGACCTGCAGATGGCAATTTCAGACACACGTGTTAGAAAACACTGGCAGTGAACTTCGCTTAACAATGGACAACATCTCTCAGAATGAAATGGACATGGTTCATAATCATTCAACAGAGGCTTCAGAGAGTATCACAAGGGAGATAGCCATGCAAAGAAGTACCttacctaataataataatgttaaagCACAAGACATGTTTGAGTCAAAGctaattgttaaaaaaaaaataaggatcTCAAATGATTCAAGAACTCACAGTAGAGGtgaacattttgaaaatgaccTGGAAAATGGTAAAATTCACATGATTAATGATAAAAACAAAGGCAGAGTAAATACCAGTATTATAAGTGACATAAAAGGGGGTATTTGCAACACTGAATTTACATCTGAAGCTTTATCTTTGGAAAATACCTGTGACAAAGACAAATATCCTGAACACCAATCAGCTAGGGCAGAGTCCCCCAGGGATGCAACAGATGTCACGTCCTCCTTTGGTCAACCTGACAGCCATGATTCAGCAACATGTAGTGAGAAAAGTCAAAAGTTTGATGAGGTCATCAGAGAGGAAACTATGAGTAGATATATGGGAGGGAGTCAGCTCATGTCTGAACCGAAGCCACTGAAAAACAGTAAATCCCAGGGAGATATTAATGTTGAGAACAAAGAGGTCCAGGAGGAAAGTGATGTGACATCCTCAATATGGCTTGATACATCATCAGGGAATTATAGAACTAACAAGCAACAGAAAATGGTAACAAATATTGAGAAAAACAATTTGCAGATGAAAAATCAGCCCTTAGAGTGGCAACAGATAAGCTGTGAAGGGAATTCCGGCATGATGAATAGAGGCGTAGATCAGAGAGACGTCAGATCTTCCCTCTCACTGTTCAAAAATCAACCTTTTGACTCCCTCAAAGGAGCAGCTCAGAACCAAACCTCTGAAAAGACAGTATGCAGTGAGTACAGTCTGAACATGGATGCAAAATATTTCAGTTTGCTCTCTGGAACACAAGTTTCTGACACAACTGATGTTGACATGACTAACCGGAGGATTCAAGATGAGAAAATGAATTCAGATGTAAAGGAGCTGCATTGGATTTTTGAATCAGTAGCAGCTGATGGGATCTTTTTTAGAAACTGGGCAGAATCAGATGTTATGATGGAGAGTCTCAGAGACACTGTAAGGCATCTTTATCACTTTAATGCTATTCATTCACCTGGAATTGTATTGGAAGACAGTGATCATGGGGGTGTGAAAATAGCCAAGTACCTCATAAATAATGAAGGGCCACACATTCAAAAAGCAGGAGCTGCTGAGGGAGGAATACAGGATATTGTGCAGCACCTCCTGCATATGGAAAGGTTGGGCTCCAGGATAGCTCTGCTAAAGCAGGATGAACATGGATGTATCCAAGTTACCAATCTGGAATTAAGATCTCAACAGATTCCATCTATACAAACATGGGATAATGAATTAAAAACCATATATTACTATATAATTGATGGCTTCCTAAGTCAAGCTAAGGCTTTGACAAAAGGAATTTTAATGCAGGAACAAGAGCAGAAGCATGTTGGGATGACTGTTTATTTACTTAATatttgcaaaaagaaaatggaaaGTGAAGAAAGTATCGTAAAGAAGGAAACCCCATCTGTCACCAATCCTTCAGGAGTTTCTCAAGGTCACAGACCTTTGGTATTCACACCTGAAGAAAAGGCAACTGCCATGCAAACAGAAAAGGCTGATCCAGAGTGCCTCACAAACTTTCATCCTTCTTCAGAAGTGGACTGTGAATGTAAAGAACCAATAGAACGAGAGAGAGAAGCATGGGAACAAACAGCCGAAGATCCTTCACATTCGGATGCAAAGAACCTCAGAAACCTGCCATTCTCTGTAGTCTTCAGTCACCATAGTTCAGTAGAAAATGATAATTTCTCCTTTGATAAGCCTGGCCTTGCACAGAGAAGTGACCAAGCAATTTTGGCAAATAGGGAGAAAGTAGTGCCAAGTAATGCAGATCCGCAGTCTCTGGATCCTAGAGCAGAGCCAAGTGTGTCAATAACAAAGAATGTTATCTTTGCAGGCGCATTGTGTGACCTTGGAGATGTAAGCAAGTCCTCCTGCTCAAGTAAAGAGACAAGTCAACATATAGAACCTAAGGTGAAGGAAAAGGTCATGCCAGATAATAAAATCTTTACAAATCAAAGAGCAAGATGTCAGAATACCTCCACAGATGTGGTCATCTCAAGAAAACTCAGCTCTTCAAGTATCACAACAGAGGAACCATCACCTTCTGAGCAAATTGAAGGTAACTCAGCAGCAGATGTCCATGAGGAAAACAGGAAAGGTGAGATGGACAACTGGGGTAATGCAGAGGAGAAGGAATTGGACAGACAAAACTCTGAACTAGCAGCCGCCATGAGAAGTCTCCTTCTGGCAACGGCTGAAGCGAAGAGCATTCAGCGTGAGGTCCAGGCAAAGCTGAAACATGTCAAATTAAGACAAATGAATCAGCAGAATGAGACTGCTGAGCTGGAGAGTGATGAAGAGCATGAAATCATGCAACTAGGGCAAAAAGTCACCTCAAAAGACAAAGAAGAGTCCGCATGTGTGGCAACAGTGAGGCAACCATTAGAGTATCCCACAAAAGAACAGACTGGACCAGAACATCAAAGCAGTCATTCCTCTGAGAAGGACCAGGAAACCAATGAGGTATTTCAGCCTGGTCAAAAATGTGAACTTCCTGTTGTAGACACAACCGAGGATCACTCGATACTTGCTGTTCAAAATTCTCTGCCAAAGTCAGGCCAAGAAGTTCAAGATTCAAAAGAACGGACCGAAGCGGAAGTTGATTTGAGAGGAGATGTCAGAGAAGCCATAACATCGTTACAGACTGCTGCaggacagcaacaacaacaagcaGAAAAAGAAATTATAAGAGGTGGTCTACAGGCTGCTCTTCAGTCTTTGGAGAAATCGAACATGAATGTTTCCAGAGGTGACTACAAAGCTGCAATGATATACAGGAGGGGGAGATTGTCCTACAGAGAAGGTAAATGCAACATTATTTTTGACAATGCTGATAAAGAGGCACAATCTGTACATACGGGCTTACTTCCTTCAGCAACAACTATGAAAGAACAATCAACCACCAAAGTAGTTAATGTACTACTTGCCGCAGATGACAGAACAGAAGAAACCACAAAGGATCCACTTCATATATCTGTTTCTAAAACTAACCCTCGGAGTCCAACTCCACTCCCACCCAAGGTTTGTCAAAAGCCTTCCACACAAAAACCCGCTCTTCCACCCAAGCCAGAAGGACTTAGCAGAGTCCCTGCTCACGTGGCACGGAGGACACTTGTTAGAAAACAATGA